The Blastocatellia bacterium genome window below encodes:
- a CDS encoding slipin family protein — translation MPKELFTLPIIALVIFVLYLISVINILPEYERGVIFRLGRLLPQAKGPGVILVFRPIDRIVRISLRTVAFDVPPQDIITRDNVTVSVNAVVYFRVIDPRRAVVEVENYLYATSQLAQTTLRSVLGEADLDDLLAEREKLNARLQQILDLHTDPWGIKVSLVEIKAVDLPQEMRRAMSRQAEAEREKRAKIIHAEGEYQAAEKLLSAARTIAAEPVAVQLRYLQTLTEIGVEQNTTVVFPLPLDMISTLIGGARPRQETFTVQPREPVEIR, via the coding sequence ATGCCGAAAGAGCTTTTCACATTGCCGATCATCGCGCTGGTCATCTTCGTGCTGTACCTCATCAGCGTCATCAACATCCTGCCCGAGTACGAGCGCGGCGTCATCTTCCGGCTGGGCCGTTTGTTGCCGCAGGCCAAAGGCCCGGGCGTCATCCTGGTCTTCCGACCCATTGACCGCATCGTCCGCATCAGCCTGCGCACGGTTGCCTTTGATGTGCCGCCGCAGGACATCATCACGCGCGACAACGTCACCGTGTCGGTCAACGCGGTCGTCTATTTCCGGGTAATTGATCCGCGCCGCGCCGTCGTCGAGGTCGAGAACTATTTGTACGCTACATCACAACTGGCGCAAACCACCCTGCGCTCGGTGCTGGGCGAAGCCGACCTGGATGATCTGCTGGCCGAGCGCGAAAAGCTGAACGCGCGCTTGCAGCAGATTCTCGATCTGCACACAGACCCGTGGGGCATCAAGGTGTCGCTGGTCGAGATCAAGGCCGTTGACCTGCCGCAAGAGATGCGCCGCGCCATGTCGCGCCAGGCCGAAGCCGAGCGCGAGAAACGCGCCAAGATCATCCACGCCGAAGGCGAATACCAGGCCGCCGAGAAGTTGCTCTCGGCAGCGCGCACGATTGCCGCCGAGCCGGTCGCCGTGCAATTGCGCTACCTGCAAACGCTCACCGAAATCGGCGTCGAGCAAAATACGACTGTCGTCTTCCCGCTGCCGCTTGATATGATTTCGACTCTGATCGGCGGCGCCAGGCCGCGGCAGGAAACTTTCACGGTTCAGCCCCGCGAACCGGTAGAAATTCGTTAG